The Fragaria vesca subsp. vesca linkage group LG2, FraVesHawaii_1.0, whole genome shotgun sequence genome includes a window with the following:
- the LOC101291016 gene encoding putative pentatricopeptide repeat-containing protein At3g25970-like: MRPFHSLVGSLRNVSITHCREIKSGAFSDVYCANNVLNRYAKSQHMCLAHQLFDEMPHRDTVSWNTIIAGHVNCRQLEAAWDVLRSMRRCGFGFDGYTFGSILKGVACALRCDLGQQVHCVVVKVGYESNVYSGSALLDMYAKCGRVRDAYAVFDSLPQHNSVSWNALIAGYVQGGDRCATFWLLNCMEQEGMQLEDGTIAPVLTLLDDAEFYESLVQIHCKIIKHGLGCENTVCNATITSYSECGSIEEAERVFDGTFGTRDLVTWNSMLAAYLHHQKEQLGCKLFLEMQRLGFEPDIYSYTSIISAYSEQIHNNHGRSFHGLVIKRGLQNSAPISNALVSMYLKSSNNSMEEALQIFESMEFKDRVSWNSILTGFSQNGWNEDALRLFGDMRYGEVEVDHYAFSAVLRSCSDLGTLNLGQQVHALTLKSGLESNEFVASSLISMYSKCGIIDDARKSFEETLKDSSITWNSIIFGYAQNGQGYVALDLFSQMKKQKVKLDHITFVAILTTCSHMGLVEQGCNFLKSMNSEYAIAPRMEHYACAVDLYGRAGCLDMAKALIEEMPFEPDAMVWKTLLAACRACGNIELASQVADYLLVLEPEEHCTYVLLSDMYGHLERWDAKASVKKLMRERGVRKVPGWSWIELKNEVHAFKAEDHLHPNCEEIYFVLRILMDEMKMLDIVATTLKQLLGEGDDYGT; the protein is encoded by the coding sequence ATGAGGCCATTCCATTCACTTGTTGGCAGTTTGCGCAATGTCTCGATAACTCACTGCCGGGAAATCAAGTCAGGAGCCTTCTCAGACGTGTACTGTGCCAACAATGTCCTAAACCGTTATGCGAAATCTCAGCACATGTGCCTTGCACACCAACTGTTCGACGAAATGCCTCACAGAGACACTGTGTCTTGGAACACCATTATCGCTGGACATGTGAACTGCAGGCAGTTGGAGGCGGCGTGGGACGTGCTAAGAAGCATGAGAAGATGTGGGTTTGGTTTTGATGGGTATACATTTGGAAGCATACTTAAGGGTGTCGCTTGTGCGCTTCGGTGTGATCTTGGGCAGCAAGTGCATTGCGTGGTTGTTAAGGTAGGTTATGAGAGTAATGTGTACTCTGGGAGTGCTCTTTTGGATATGTATGCGAAATGTGGGAGAGTTAGGGATGCGTATGCGGTGTTTGACTCGTTGCCGCAACACAACTCTGTTTCATGGAATGCGCTGATTGCTGGGTATGTGCAAGGTGGTGATCGCTGTGCCACGTTTTGGCTGTTGAATTGTATGGAGCAGGAGGGCATGCAGCTCGAAGACGGCACGATTGCTCCGGTTTTGACATTGCTTGATGATGCTGAGTTTTACGAGTCGTTGGTACAGATACATTGTAAAATTATAAAACATGGTCTGGGATGTGAAAATACCGTCTGCAATGCCACAATAACTTCATATTCAGAATGTGGGTCGATAGAAGAGGCCGAAAGAGTGTTTGATGGTACTTTTGGTACAAGAGATTTGGTGACATGGAATTCCATGCTAGCAGCGTACTTGCATCACCAAAAAGAACAACTTGGTTGCAAGCTCTTCTTGGAGATGCAAAGGCTTGGGTTTGAACCTGATATCTACAGTTATACTAGCATCATCAGTGCATATTCTGAACAGATACACAACAATCATGGGAGATCCTTCCATGGGCTGGTTATAAAAAGGGGACTACAAAACTCCGCACCAATCTCTAATGCATTAGTTTCTATGTATCTCAAGTCAAGTAACAATTCCATGGAGGAAGCACTTCAGATCTTTGAATCCATGGAGTTTAAGGACCGTGTTTCTTGGAACTCCATTTTGACTGGGTTTTCGCAAAATGGGTGGAATGAAGATGCCTTGAGATTATTTGGGGATATGAGATATGGAGAGGTGGAGGTTGATCATTATGCCTTCTCGGCTGTACTTCGGTCTTGCTCAGATTTAGGAACCCTCAACCTGGGTCAACAGGTTCATGCTTTGACACTTAAATCAGGGCTTGAATCCAATGAGTTTGTAGCCAGTTCTTTGATCTCTATGTATTCCAAGTGCGGCATCATTGATGATGCTAGAAAATCATTTGAAGAGACCCTTAAAGACAGCTCAATCACTTGGAATTCAATCATTTTTGGATATGCACAAAATGGGCAGGGATATGTTGCACTAGACCTCTTTTCCCAAATGAAGAAGCAAAAGGTGAAACTTGATCACATAACATTTGTGGCTATTTTAACTACTTGTAGCCACATGGGTTTGGTTGAACAAGGATGCAACTTTCTAAAGTCTATGAATTCTGAATATGCAATTGCACCACGAATGGAGCATTATGCTTGTGCAGTAGATCTTTATGGGCGAGCTGGATGTCTAGATATGGCAAAAGCCTTGATTGAGGAAATGCCATTTGAACCTGATGCAATGGTGTGGAAGACTTTACTGGCTGCCTGCAGGGCTTGTGGTAATATTGAATTAGCAAGTCAAGTAGCAGACTATCTGCTAGTGCTAGAGCCTGAAGAGCACTGTACTTATGTTCTTCTTTCTGACATGTATGGACATCTTGAAAGGTGGGATGCTAAAGCTAGTGTAAAGAAGCTTATGAGGGAAAGAGGTGTTAGGAAAGTGCCTGGTTGGAGTTGGATAGAACTCAAGAATGAGGTGCATGCATTCAAAGCTGAAGATCATTTACACCCTAATTGTGAAGAGATATATTTTGTATTGAGAATTTTAATGGATGAAATGAAAATGCTGGACATTGTTGCTACTACTTTGAAACAGTTGTTGGGTGAGGGAGATGATTATGGGACTTGA